One region of Pseudodesulfovibrio senegalensis genomic DNA includes:
- a CDS encoding carbon starvation protein A, translating into MNSLVIAALCFVGYFVAYYTYGKFLSKKIFKIDEALECPSCSLRDDKDYVPTKKEVLFGHHFTSIAGLGPIVGPAIAIIWGWVPAVIWVFFGAVFMGAVHDFGSLMVSMRNQGRSVGDVASKLISHRVRTLFLLIIFFELLIVIAVFALIIGILFNMYPASVIPVWGEVPIAVLLGYLVYKKGQGHTMWGIVALVIMYVTVVIGAYVPLTMPSIAGLNPIVVWVLIMLAYAYIASVLPVTTLLQPRDYINGHQLLVALTLLGLGAVVAHPTFVAPTVNMSPEGAPPILPFLFVVIACGAISGFHSLVSSGTSAKQCESEKDCLFIGYGSMLTESALSTLVIVAVGAGIGLGMTQSDGSILTGTQAFTTHYASWSSAAGLGAKLGAFVEGSANLMASYGIPKNISLAIMGVFLVSFAATTLDSATRIQRYVVGELAQAYKMPALAKPNAATFIAVGTAAVLCFNGGFGIAEVKKGALALWPLFGTVNQLMAAMALLVITVYLARRKAPAYITGIPLVFMIAMTGWAMVYNLQNFMTKGNMMLFVIGLIVLLLEVWMIFETLVVMKKVASGEAEPVEDCA; encoded by the coding sequence ATGAATTCTTTAGTGATTGCGGCACTATGCTTTGTAGGCTATTTCGTGGCCTACTACACCTACGGAAAGTTCCTTTCCAAGAAAATTTTCAAAATCGACGAGGCGCTGGAATGCCCGAGTTGTTCGCTGCGCGACGACAAGGACTATGTTCCGACCAAAAAGGAAGTGCTCTTCGGACACCACTTCACGTCCATCGCCGGCCTCGGCCCCATCGTGGGCCCGGCCATCGCCATCATCTGGGGATGGGTGCCGGCCGTGATCTGGGTCTTTTTCGGCGCCGTGTTCATGGGCGCGGTCCATGACTTCGGTTCCCTGATGGTCAGCATGCGCAACCAGGGCCGCTCTGTGGGCGACGTTGCCTCCAAGCTCATCAGCCACCGCGTGCGCACCCTGTTCCTGCTGATCATCTTCTTCGAGCTGCTCATCGTCATCGCGGTGTTCGCGCTGATCATCGGCATTCTCTTCAACATGTACCCGGCATCGGTCATCCCGGTCTGGGGCGAAGTACCCATCGCCGTCCTGCTGGGCTATCTGGTCTACAAAAAAGGCCAGGGACACACCATGTGGGGCATCGTGGCCCTCGTGATCATGTACGTCACCGTGGTCATCGGCGCATACGTCCCCCTGACCATGCCCTCCATCGCCGGGCTCAACCCCATCGTGGTCTGGGTGCTGATCATGCTGGCCTACGCCTACATCGCCTCGGTGCTGCCGGTCACCACGCTGCTGCAGCCCCGCGACTACATCAACGGCCACCAGCTGCTCGTGGCCCTGACCCTGCTGGGCCTCGGCGCGGTGGTGGCGCATCCCACCTTCGTGGCTCCCACGGTGAACATGTCGCCCGAAGGCGCGCCCCCAATCCTGCCCTTCCTGTTCGTGGTCATCGCCTGTGGCGCGATTTCCGGGTTCCACTCCCTTGTTTCCTCGGGAACAAGCGCCAAGCAGTGCGAATCCGAAAAAGACTGCCTGTTCATCGGCTACGGTTCCATGCTCACGGAATCCGCGCTCTCAACCCTGGTCATCGTGGCCGTGGGCGCGGGCATCGGTCTGGGCATGACCCAGTCCGACGGCAGCATCCTCACCGGCACGCAGGCCTTCACCACGCACTATGCCTCCTGGTCCTCGGCCGCCGGCCTCGGCGCCAAGCTGGGCGCATTCGTGGAAGGCTCGGCCAACCTCATGGCTTCCTACGGCATTCCCAAGAACATCTCCCTGGCCATCATGGGCGTGTTCCTGGTGAGCTTCGCGGCCACCACGCTGGACAGCGCCACCCGCATCCAGCGCTATGTGGTGGGTGAGCTGGCGCAGGCATACAAGATGCCCGCACTGGCCAAGCCCAACGCAGCCACCTTCATCGCCGTGGGCACCGCCGCAGTGCTGTGCTTCAACGGCGGCTTCGGCATTGCCGAGGTCAAGAAGGGCGCACTGGCCCTGTGGCCCCTGTTCGGCACCGTGAACCAGCTCATGGCCGCCATGGCCCTGCTGGTCATCACCGTGTACCTTGCGCGACGCAAGGCTCCGGCCTATATCACCGGCATCCCGCTGGTGTTCATGATCGCCATGACGGGCTGGGCCATGGTCTACAACCTCCAGAACTTCATGACCAAGGGCAACATGATGCTCTTCGTCATCGGACTCATCGTCCTGCTGCTGGAAGTATGGATGATCTTCGAGACCCTCGTGGTCATGAAGAAGGTCGCCAGCGGCGAGGCCGAGCCCGTCGAGGACTGCGCCTAA